TATGGGGTGCCCAGGAGCCAGGATGGGTTAAAGGACTGTCGGCTGCTGATCAGAAAGCGGAAGTGACTCAGTGGATTAAAGCAGCAGGTCAACGCTATCCGAATGCGGCGTTTGTAGATGTGGTGAATGAGCCGTTGCATCAGAAGCCGTCCTACCGCAATGCCATTGGTGGTGACGGGTCGACCGGATGGGATTGGGTCATATGGTCGTTTCAACAGGCTAGACAAGCTTTCCCGAATGCCAAACTGCATATAAATGATTATGGTATTATCAACGACCCTTCTTTAGCCGACCAATATGTCAATATTATTAATCAGCTCAAGAGTAGAGGCCTGATTGACGGTATTGGCATTCAATGCCACCATTTCAGTATGGACAACGTCTCAGTCAACACGATGAATACTGTACTAAATAAGCTGTCGGCGACCGGGTTACCGATCTATGTGTCGGAACTGGATATAACTGGGGATGATAATACTCAACTTGCCAGATACAAAGAGAAGTTTCCAGTCCTTTGGCAAAACCCCTCAGTGAAGGGAGTTACGCTTTGGGGGTATATCCAAGGACAAACTTGGAAAGATGGTACACATCTGCTGAACTCTAACGGCACGGAACGCCCCGCGCTCCAATGGTTGAGACAGTATCTGAAGAGATAAGCTATAGGTGGCACTTAAAACCCAACAGATGCGGACTTTTGCTAAATATCCGGGCTGGGTAGTTGTTTATTTGAAGAAGTCTTGGCTGAAATGTTACACGCCCAAGGCTTCTTTTTATTTAGCTTAAACGTATTTTTTACTTGAAATAAAACCGTTCGGACGGTATAGTTAAATGGGCGGTGATCAGAATGAACACAACTAAAAAAACATTAAAAAGAGAATTAATACTTAAAGCGGCTTCTATGATTGTGCAAGAAGAAGGAGTAGAAAAATTAACGTTAGAAGCGGTTGCTAAGAAAGCGGGAGTAAGTAAGGGAGGATTGCTTTACCATTTTCCGAATAAAGATGAATTGATTCTGGGAATGGTTGAACAGCTATCGACCAGCTTTATCACTGAATTTAATGAAAGGGCAGAAAACGATACACATTCCCAAGGTAGATGGACTCGCGCTTATATGAATACGTCATTTTCCGGGTATCAGGATGCAAGTGACCTGTATACCGCTCTCTCGGCAGCACAATTTACGAACCCTCACATGCTCAAGCTGCTTCAGGATGAGTATGCGAATATCCAAAATAAAATCGAAAACGACGAATTGGACCCGGTCCGTTCTACGATCGTCCGATTAGCTATAGACGGTTTGTGGTTTGCCGAAATGTTTGGACTTGCTCTTCCCAATGAAGAATTGAAGCAAAAAATTATAGAAGAATTAAAGACATATATAAAGGAGAATGAATGATGGCTTATTTTTTCTTGGCAATCTCTATTGCTAGTGAGCTTATTGGTACTTCAATGCTTAAAGCTTCAGAAGGTTTTACGAGACTGTATCCCACTCTATTCACGATTGTCGCGTTTGTAATCTCTTTCTTCTTTATTTCACTAACCCTCAAGACACTTCCTCTTAATATGACCTATGCCATCTGGTCAGGGGTGGGGGCTGTTGCTACAACGGTGATTTCAGTATTGATTTGGAAGGAGAAAATCAATACAGGGAGTATCGTAGGGATTGCTTTAATTGTTATTGGCGTGGTGGTATTGAACCTATTTGGTGCAGGACATGGTGAGGCCAAAGGAACAACAGAAGTAACCAGTTCAATTGTCCAAAAATGAAAAAGTATAATATCACTCCAGTTTGTAAAGAGGCGGTAGATCCTCACTTATCGACTTAGAGATTCTAAGAAAGATAAGTGGGGGATCTACCGCCCGGAAATCATGGCTTATACGAATAAACTTAGTACTAAGATGAATCCTAATCCGGCTACAGAAATAATGGTCTCAAGCAATGTCCAGGTGGCAAAGGTTTCTTTCATGCTTAAACCAAAATACTCTTTAAACATCCAGAACCCGGCATCGTTAACATGTGAAGCTATTAAGCTACCCGCTCCCGTGGCAAGCACGACTAAAGCAAGATTAACGTCAGATTGTCCTAACATCGGAATTACTAAACCAGCGGTTGTTAAGGCTGCAACAGTCGCAGAACCTAGGGAAATACGTAAGATTGCAGCGATGATCCAGGCCAGCAGGATGGGTGATAATGTAGTTCCATTGAATAAATCGGCTACATAGTCACCTACGCCGCCATTAATGAGTACTTGTTTGAAGGCTCCGCCTCCCCCAATGATCAAGAGCATCATCCCAATATGAGTAATAGCAGTTGTACAAGATGCCATTACATCTTTGATTGGAATTTTTCTTGCGATTCCCATGGTATAGACGGCAACCAGTAAGGAAATCAACATGGATGTTGATGCATCACCAATAAAACGGATAGCTGCCAGTAAACTATTATCCTCAAATCCCATTGTTTTTTGAAACAAGGTAATAATCGTAGCAATCGACATTAAAATGACAGGAAGCATTGCCGTAAATACACTGATTCCGAATCCAGGAGTTTCCTCAGACTTAAATACTTTCTGTTCACCTAAAGAGGCAATATTACCGGTTTTCGTAAATGATGCAGGTACGAGTTTTTTGGCAAGCTTCGTAAATACAGGGCCAGCCAAAATAACGGTTGGGATAGCAATAATGAAGCCATAAAGTAAAACCTCACCAAGGTTGGCGCCATATTCACCAGCAATCACGGTTGGTCCTGGATGTGGAGGTAAGAAACCATGTGTGACGGATAAAGCAGCGACCATCGGAATACCGAGATATAAGATAGAAACCTTTAATTCTTTTGAAATGGCAAATACAATTGGGATTAATAATACTAACCCTACTTCAAAAAATAACGCAATCCCGATAATGAATGTAGCAGCTACGACCGCCCATTGAATATTTTTTTCACCAAATTTGTCAACGAGGGTCATGGCAATTCTTTGGGCACCACCAGAATCCGCGATCAACTTCCCTAACATCGCTCCGAGTCCAAAGATTAACGCTAAGTGACCCAATGTTCCGCCCAATCCAGCTTCAATGGTTTTAACAATTTCCTCTAATGGCATTCCAAGGGCTAAGGCTACACCGAACGATACAATGATTAAGGAAATGAAGGTGTTTAATTTGAAGCCCATGATTAAAACGAGTAATGCTAAAATTCCAATCCCTACAACGACTAATGGCATTGTAATTACCCCCTGTATTTATCCTTTTAGTGTTTAATTAAGCCTCTTTGGTAATGAGCAATCCGTGTATAATCTTCTTCCAATACTCTGGATAGGTTAATGAAAATCGGTAGCAACTTCCTATATTCCTTGGTTGCTTCTTCTTTGGGTGCATGTTTGTTGGTACTGCCAATCATTTCAGAAACCACTTCAAATGATTGGATTTTTCCAGTGGCATACAAGCCTAAAATACAAGCTCCTAGACAAGAACTTTCGTAGCTTTCTGGAACGACGACTTCAGATGCGAATATATCAGACATCATTTGCCGCCAAACATCTGACCTTGCAAAGCCTCCTGTAGCTTGGATTCGGGTCACGGGACCATCCATGCATTCGGTTAAGGCCAAAAATACGGTGTATAAATTGTAAATGACTCCTTCTAAGGCTGCGCGAATCATATGTTCTTTCTTATGCGACATCGTTAAACCGAAGAATGAGCCACGTACGTCTGGATTCCATAAGGGAGCACGTTCACCAGCTAGGTAGGGATGGAATAACAATCCATCAGACCCGGGCCTTACGCGTTCAGCAATTTTGGTTAACACATCATATGGATCAATTCCTAGTCGTTTCGCTGTTTCTACTTCTGATGAGGCAAGCTCGTCACGAATCCAGCGAAGAACCATCCCGCCATTGTTTACCGGTCCGCCAATGACCCAGTGCTTTTCCGTTAAGGCATAACAAAATATTCTTCCCTTTTCATCTGTTTGCGGCTTGTCTATGATGGTTCGAATGGCACCGCTTGTCCCAATAGTGACGGCAACTTCGCCTTTTCGTATCGCATTGACACCTAGATTAGAGAGAACTCCATCGCTGGCCCCAATGACAAATGGTGTTTGTGGATCGATCCCCATCTTTTTTGCTAAATCTGAATTACAGTCGGTAAATATTTTGGTTGTGGGCACGAGCTCAGATAGTTGAGAAGGGGTTATACCCGCAATTTTTAATGCTTCTTCATCCCAATCCAGCTTTTCGAGATTCATCATGCCCATGGCTGAAGCTAGGGAATAATCAACAACATATAAATCAAAGATTTTTTTGAAAATGTATTCTTTAATTCCGATATATTTTTTAACTTTGATAGCGATTTCAGGAAGGTCATTCACAATCCAAGCTATTTTAGTTAAGGGTGACATGGGGTGGATGGGTGTTCCTGTTCGTCTGTAGACCTCTTGGCCGTTCAACTCCTCTTTTATTTGATGTGCCCACGCTTCACTGCGATTATCTGCCCAAGTGATACAAGGCGTAAGTGGTTGATCATGTTCATCCATGGCAATGACACTATGCATGGCACTGCTAAATGAAACAAACGATAGTTTTTTTTGTGAGTGATGTTTCATGATATTCGAAGTCGCTTGTAGGACTACTTGAAAAATCTCCTCAGGATTTTGTTCAGCTGTCGCTATATCTGGTGTATAAAGCGGGTACCCGATATTTTCTTGTTGGATAACTTCGCCTTTGTCACTGAATAAAACGGCCTTCGTACTGGTGGTTCCGATATCTATACCTAACATGTAGTTAGTCATTTTGTGGCACGACTCCTTTGGACAGCAGTTGTTGGGACATCCATAAGTCTTCTACTTTACCTTGAACATCATCAAAGTTTTCATGTAAAGACTTAATCATAAGGTCTCTATCTTTTGCCTGGATTGCTTCAATATAAAGCTCATGATTCTTTACAATCCGTGTAAAGTCTTCATACTTTTCTTTGAAGCGCATACGCATCGACAACAGAATGAGACTTTCCATCACGGGCTTTAGGTTATTCCAGATCATCAGGATGTATGAATGATTAACTGCACGAATAATCGTTTCATGGAACAAGACATCTTGATATGAAAACTCATCGGCATCACTATATTTGACTGCGACTTTCATCATTTCGAGTATTTTACTAAGTTCCTTTGCTAAGTCATGAGTGTCCATCTTTATAAGACGTTCAAATACGAAGGATTCTATAAGTAGACGAACATCATAAATTTCTTCTATTTCTTTCTCTGATAGACCAATAACGACCGCACCCATTCTTTCGAGTCGGATGATATTTTCGGAGGCCAGTATTTTTAACGCTTCACGAATAGGTGAGCGACTTACAGCAAAATCAGCAGCTAATTTATTTTCAGATAGTATGGTACCGCTTTCAATTGCGCCAGAAATGATGCGCATTCTAAGCTCGGATGTTACACGATCCCCAGCAGAGGCTTTGAGAAGCCATTTGGAGGGATATAGGAATTCACTGGACAGAACCATAAATTCACCTTCTCATTAATCAAGTATACTTGTATACAAGTATTATAATCTAAAATTTTAAATTTGCAAGCGTATTCATTAAATTGATTTTGTGAGCCTGTTCGGTCCTTTTTGTGCAAATGCACAATCAATTTCGTCTGTTCTTCAATATAATTCACACGCTGCAATCGATATAATGAAAGCGTAATCAAAAATTGCCCGGGGGGTTAGACAGATGGAAGGGTTAACGATCAGTTGGATAGGAGCTCTAGCAGGGCTGGCTATTGCAATTATTTTGATATTAAGAAAGCTGAATCCGGTTTACGCTTTATTTTTGGGAGCTATTGTAGGCGCTTTATTGGGCGGAGCCAATCTGGAGCAAACGATCAGCGTATTAATTAGTGGTACGCAAAGTGTGATGGGGACGGTCATTCGTGTGCTCGCGGCCGGTGTATTAGCAGGCGTGATGATGGAGTCTGGGGCAGCGGAGACAATTGCACAGGCTATTGTAAAGAAGTTTGGCGGCAGTAAAGCGATCCTTGCCCTAGCGTTAGCGACGATGATTATTACAGCAGTAGGCGTATTTATTCCCGTCGCAGTGCTAATCGTGGCACCTATTGCTTTGTCGGTTGGGAACAAAATGGGGATTTCCAAGCTGGCTCTCCTGCTGGCCTTGTCTGGAGGCGGAAAGGCGGGAAACATTATCTCTCCAAATCCCAATACGATTGCGGCAGCACGCGGGTTTAATCTGGATTTAAGCCACGTGATGTTGGCGGGTGTGGTGCCCGCGATATGCGGATTAATCATGACTGTTCTGGTGGCGTCTATGTTAAAAAACAAGGGCGTGAAGGTATCCGAACAGGATATTATGGATAGTGATGTCGATACGTCGAAGTACCCGGCATTGGGACGGGCGATTGTAGCTCCGGTGGTAGCCGTTATTTTGCTGATGATTAACCCGATTGGTTCCATCTCTGGCATTGAAGCACTGTCGAATTTCAAGGTCGACGCGATGTACATTCTGCCGATTGCCGGGATTGTGGGTATGCTGGCCATGGGACAAGGTCGCAATATTCTGAAGTATTCGGCTTCCGGTTTGAATAAAATGACGGCAACCGTGCTCATCTTGATCGGTGCAGGCGGAATTGCGGGTCTGATATCTGCGTCTAATTTATCTGCTCAGGTAGTTGGCTTGATTGAGGCTTCGGGAGTTTCTGGCACATTTTTGGCACCGCTTGCAGGGATTCTGATGGCGGCCGCCACAGCATCGACTTCAACTGGCGTTATTTTGGCGACTGGCTCGTTTGGGGAAGCCATTCTGAACATGGGGACAGCCCCGTTAGCTGCTGCTGTTATGGTGCATACAGGAGCTACCGTCATTGATTCCTTGCCACAGGGCAACTATTTCCACGTTACGGCAGACAGCATGAAAATGAGCATTAAGCAACGGATGGGATTAATCCCTTATGAAGCTATTGTGGGCGGAACTATGGCGATTGTAGCAACCATATTGTATGGATTCATACTTTAATATTCACGATGGGGTGACAAAATGAGAGAGAAAACATTTGTACTGGCACCGGATTCTTTTAAAGAAAGCATGACGGCAAAGGAAGTGTGCATCGCAATGGAGAAAGGATTGCGCAAGGTCTATCCGACAGCCCATTATGTCCACGTTCCGATGGCAGACGGTGGTGAAGGAACAGTGCAGTCACTGGTGGATGCGACAGGCGGGCAGCTTCGTTACATGGAGGTGACAGGACCGCTTGGAGAACCTGTAAAAGCGGCATATGGCTTGCTGGGAGACGGCACCACTGCGGCAATCGAAATGGCATCTGCCAGTGGAATCCATCTGGTTAATAAGGACAATAAAAACCCGTTAAAGACAACAACCTATGGTACGGGTGAGTTAATACGTGAGTGTCTGAACCAGGGAATTCGAAAAATTATCATCGGCATTGGCGGAAGTGCGACGAATGATGGCGGTACAGGTATGGCGGAAGCGCTGGGGGCTAGATTTCTGGATGCGGCAGGCAATACTCTTCCACGCGGCGGCGGCAGTTTGGGCGAGCTGGACAGCATTGATATTTCATCACTGGATGACCGCTTGCAGCAGGTGCAATTGATTGTAGCCTGTGATGTGACAAACCCGTTATGTGGGGAGCATGGGGCATCTCGTGTATTCGGCCCACAAAAAGGGGCAACCCCGGAAATGGTGCAGCAACTGGATGCTAATCTTGCCCATTATGCGGATGTGGTGAAGCAGCAGCTGGGCAAGGATGTGCGCGATCTTCCAGGCGCGGGTGCAGCAGGCGGATTGGGCGCCGGTTTATTGATTTTTACTCAGGCGGCGCTACAAAAGGGCATTGAAATCGTGATTGAATACACTGGCTTAAAGCAGAAGCTAGCCACGGCCGATATCGTATTGACGGGAGAAGGCGGCATTGATTTTCAGACCAAATTCGGTAAAACTCCGTATGGAGTAGCTCAGGCAGCCAAACAATCGGGCAAAAAGGTCATTGCGGTTGCAGGTTATATCGGGGAAGGGATCGACACGCTATACAAGGAAGGAATAGATGCGGTGTTTGGCATCGTGCCGGGAGCCTCGGAGCTGGGTAAGCTTCTGGCCGAAGGGCCGCAAAACGTAGAGCGCACATGCGAGAATATCGCAAGAGTGCTTCAAATCAGTGAGAAATGATCGGATTGATAGGCGAGGAACATAAAACGGCATAATATAATTACAATGGAATACGAGCGCTCGCCTGTAATCCCGGTTTTCATTAGCCAATGGAGATTGGCAGAAAAATTCGGGAGTGACGGCGAGCGAAAATAGGATATAATCGCAGCATGATCTGGCGTGATACAGCAGTTCATTGATGCAGCGCCAATAAGCCGTGCGTAAGTTCAATAAGCTGAAGGAGATTCCGGGGATCTTTGCCAGTTAAGGTATGGATGCGCTTCAAGCGGTATTGCAGTGTATTTCGGTGAATGTTTAATTCATCTGCGGTAAAGGAGACACTGCCGTTATGATTAATAAAGCTTCGCAGCGTATCCAGCAAATCCACGGTATCTTCCAGCTTGCTGACCAGGTGGATTGTGTTAGTCAGGTTGGTTTGGCTTAATTTGACCAAGAATTCGACTTCTGCAAAAGAGACAATCTGCACAGGTGGACGCAGAGCTAGTACAACATTCATAGCGGACTTGGCTTGCATATAAACATCGGCAATGCTGTGCTCTTGTCTGCTGATGGCAATCAGCACATCAGGATGGCTGCGTACAAGTGGTTCCAGTAGCTTGGTCGTTGGTTCCTGATTTTGCATCAGGATGAGATAACTGTCTTCCTCCATCCGAAAGGATGGATGCTGCATGAATATATTGGATAATTCGGCGAAATGAGCAGGATCGGAAGGAAGATGCTTTACATATACGGCCGAAGTTTTGAGAAGCAAATCAATGTGATATTGAGCAGCTTCTTTTTTTATTTTTTGGGTATAGGCTCCCTGATGATTTAACAGCATTTCCAGTACAGATTTTTTGCGGTTGGCCTCATGGGCCAAGTGCTCCAAGGAAATACGCTGTTCAATCAGGAGAGACACCGTAGTTTTAACAATGTTGCAAAAAGGACGAACTTCGTCAGGATTGCCTGAAATACCAATGACACCAACTAGCTCATGATGAATGACAATCGGTTCATTGGTTCCTTTTTTCTCGTAATGTCCGTCCTGCCACACTTCAATCATTTTCCCGGTTTCGAGCGCCTGAACAGCCCCTTGGTGAATGGTTCCGATTCGTTCACTCTCGCCGCTGCCAATGATGATGCCTCGTTCATTCATAATATTGATATTGTATGGGATATCCTTCATCATTTTGTCTACGATGTCTTGGGCTTGTCTTTCGGAGAGCGGAAACAGATCAGGATTCCTCCTTTATCTAGTGATGTAAGGTGTTTTACTGTATCACATTAATTGAAAGGGCTTTCAATTTGTTGTGCATCTGAACAATATAATAAAACAGGGCGCCGAACATGTCAGCCTATTTTATCATAGATATCAAGAATAGTTGTATGCGAAAAAACAGGGCTCCAAGGAGCACCTGTCTTTTGCGTCTTATTCTTTCATTATTCGTCCTGGTCCGTCACGATGTCTAAGGTCGAACCTCACGAAAGCTATAGGTAATATCATGAATTTCTTTCTTTAAACGGCTATATTTTGATGCAGGCGTATACCCGATGATCTGGTAGAAATTATTTTCAGTCTCAATAATGGCTACATGGGTGACATAATGGTTTATATCTTTCTGTCCTTTAATCGTGAACTGAGTGGCTGGATATCCTTGAATCGTGGTGTTGGATGAAGGTCCTACTGTAGAGAGATTAAACTCTTTGGTCATGTTGTTTTGAATTTTCTTTGTGTAGTACTGGCGCGTTACATTACCCAATTTCTCTTTCGAATTGGATCGTACGATAACAGACTTTTCAATGTAGGGATTGAATATTGCAATATCTGCTTTTCCTTCCCGGTCCGGGTCTGTCGACCAGTCTAGTGGGGCAGAAATCTGAAAATGTCCATCTCTACTTACAAAGCTCTGCTCCTGCTTGCTTACCGGAGCTTCATTGGACTTGTAACTGTTTGCCAGTACAAAAATAGCATTTACAAACGAGGCTCCCAAGATCACCATTGCGGTAAAAAATATGAAGAGCGACCGTCTCATTGTCTTTTTGCTAATCGGCTCCAAGTCCCGCACCTTTACCACATATGTACCTGCAGCTAAATCACCAATTCGTTGTCTAGAGGCAGTTACTAACACGCTGATACCAGCAGGTAGTGAACCCATTAGCAATGGATTGGTGTCTATTAACCTGAGCAGCGTACGAATGAGTGATTTAAGAAAACCAGGAGGTCTTCCTTCTCCGGTAACCACCTTAATACGAAAAACGAATTTGCCAAGCGTATAGCCTGTGTAACCCTCCAAGAGCAAATAATAGCAGAAGAAAGCTATAATCAGAATGCAACGGGAAGCAATCGCTAAGGGCAACAACCATCTGTCTGTTATCTGAATGACTGAGATAAAGAAACAAATATACCCGATTATAAAAAATATAAAATCAAAAAGGGTTGCTCCCCAACGTCTAAACAAAATAGACGAACCGTAGGTTTTTGATATTTCGGCCATTCTGTTTGTTTCCCCATAGTTTTGCCCATGCCGAATGTACTTCTCTCTTGCTGCTACTTGTGAATTCTGTGGGATGTGCTGGTCTTCCAAATCGTACACCTCATTTTAATAATCCATAATTTAAAAACACACTCCTTATATAACGGTCTTTTTATCATCCATGATTAGGAAAACATTCTATAAACAAAGAACTAATTATAAATATCCCTTTAGAGGTATTCTTTCATTTACATTATAATTGGAAGAAGCAAGTAATGATCATCGAATATTGAACTTAGCGGCGTAGGTATGCAAGGAAAAGCTTGCGAAAGTGAACAACGGAGAAGGCGGTGAGAATATGAAATGTGAGTTTCCGGTTATAACAACCGAACGTCTTGTATTACGAAAAATGGTAGCGACGGACAGCAAGGACATGTTGGAATACTTTTCAGATGAGCAGGTGATGAAGTTTTACGGGCTGAGCCCATTTGAGTCTGAACAGGAGGCACTGGATGAGATCCGTTGGTATGATCGGATTTTTGGGACAGATCAGGGAATCCGCTGGGCTCTTCAAACGAAGGAAGGTAAAATCATCGGTTCTTGCGGATTTCATAACTGGGATCAACGTCATCACCGGGCAGAAATGGGCTATGAATTGTCCAGAGCCTATTGGGGTCAAGGGTTAATGTCCGAGGCACTTGCGGCTGTGATCAACTATGGGTTTCATACCCTACCGTTGAACCGCATTCAGGCGCTAGTAGAGCCGGAGAATACACAATCCTTGCGTTTGCTTGAAAAAGCAGGCTTTCGGCAGGAAGGAATCCTGTCCCAGTATGAATTTACATCCGGGAAATATGATGATCTTTGCATGTGCGCACCCGTTAAATCAGAATATATCAATCGTTCTCAGAAATGAGAGAAGTAGTTGGATCAAGGGGTATACACATTTCATATTGCTCAATAGGGTCCTTCGAGAAGCCTGTTTTTTGGATAAAGCCTTCAAGAGAGTTATTGTCGGACAGGCAGATATATACCTTCTCGACCTTTTGGGTTTCTGCCGCTTTATGAAGTAGGGTACGTCCAAGGCCTTGGTTTCGATGTTTGGGATCGACCCAAAGAAAGTTGATTTTACCTTGAGCACTCATAGCAATCATACCGACTCGGGTTTGATTCACCGCATAGATGCCGAGAAAAACTTCCTGTGTGCTGTTAGCGTAATAAGGTGTGTCACTTTGCCAATGGATGTGACAGTCGGTAAGAGTTGTACGAAAATCTGCGACATCATCAAATGTTAGTTTCTTAAACATGTACGGTGATGAGGGAGCGGGAGAGATTGATGGGACAGTACCGTTGTAGTATTTTAGCGTATAGCGTACCTCATAGCCGTGCTTTTTATAGAACTGGACAGCCCGATCATTATCCGTAATGACTTCGAGCCATAGCTGCTGACAGTTCTCGGATATGGCCGTTTGTTTATGCAATTCGAGCAACCTGTTGCTAATACCCTGGCCACGGTAAGCTGGACCGATGCATAGCGTGCCGCAACGCATGGTCTTATACCCGTCAAACTGCCGGATACCGCCTAGAATCAAGCCAATTGGCTGATCTTCATCCATGGCAAGGAAAGAGTGGCTCCGTGAATTACCCTCCGGACCGAAAAAACGTGCCGCGAAATCGTCTTGTTCCATGGTCAGGCGAATGGAATAGTCTGAGAATCCGAGCGAAAATGCCTGGAAAATGTGCTCCATGCTGACTTCATTGCATCTCAAATAGGTGATCACTGTTCTTCCTCCTGAAAATCCAGTATATTGGGATTGTCTTATTATACACTCCGTATGTTGCTGTAGGGTTACAATGAGTATATCGATAAGCTAATATAAGGCTAACAAAATATAACCCGGTATGCCTGGACATTCTTTATTGTTGGAAGATAGGAGATTGGAATGAACAAAAGGCAAGTAGAAATTTTCCGCAAGTTGTTAACTGAATCGAACCGACTGTGGTTAGTGCAGGATCTGGCCGATCAAACGGATTGCTCAGAAAAGACGATTCGAAACGATCTAAAAGTAATTGAAGAATATCTAGTCAAGCACTCCAATGCCAATCTGGTGAGAAGACCGGGACGTGGCATTTATTTGGAGATCAGTGAAGCGGAGCAGGCTGATTTATTTCACCGGCTGTATGCAGGCGATAGTACAGCCCAGCATGAATCG
This window of the Paenibacillus polymyxa genome carries:
- a CDS encoding CdaR family transcriptional regulator, which translates into the protein MMKDIPYNINIMNERGIIIGSGESERIGTIHQGAVQALETGKMIEVWQDGHYEKKGTNEPIVIHHELVGVIGISGNPDEVRPFCNIVKTTVSLLIEQRISLEHLAHEANRKKSVLEMLLNHQGAYTQKIKKEAAQYHIDLLLKTSAVYVKHLPSDPAHFAELSNIFMQHPSFRMEEDSYLILMQNQEPTTKLLEPLVRSHPDVLIAISRQEHSIADVYMQAKSAMNVVLALRPPVQIVSFAEVEFLVKLSQTNLTNTIHLVSKLEDTVDLLDTLRSFINHNGSVSFTADELNIHRNTLQYRLKRIHTLTGKDPRNLLQLIELTHGLLALHQ
- a CDS encoding GNAT family N-acetyltransferase — translated: MKCEFPVITTERLVLRKMVATDSKDMLEYFSDEQVMKFYGLSPFESEQEALDEIRWYDRIFGTDQGIRWALQTKEGKIIGSCGFHNWDQRHHRAEMGYELSRAYWGQGLMSEALAAVINYGFHTLPLNRIQALVEPENTQSLRLLEKAGFRQEGILSQYEFTSGKYDDLCMCAPVKSEYINRSQK
- a CDS encoding RDD family protein, translating into MEDQHIPQNSQVAAREKYIRHGQNYGETNRMAEISKTYGSSILFRRWGATLFDFIFFIIGYICFFISVIQITDRWLLPLAIASRCILIIAFFCYYLLLEGYTGYTLGKFVFRIKVVTGEGRPPGFLKSLIRTLLRLIDTNPLLMGSLPAGISVLVTASRQRIGDLAAGTYVVKVRDLEPISKKTMRRSLFIFFTAMVILGASFVNAIFVLANSYKSNEAPVSKQEQSFVSRDGHFQISAPLDWSTDPDREGKADIAIFNPYIEKSVIVRSNSKEKLGNVTRQYYTKKIQNNMTKEFNLSTVGPSSNTTIQGYPATQFTIKGQKDINHYVTHVAIIETENNFYQIIGYTPASKYSRLKKEIHDITYSFREVRP
- a CDS encoding GNAT family N-acetyltransferase, which codes for MITYLRCNEVSMEHIFQAFSLGFSDYSIRLTMEQDDFAARFFGPEGNSRSHSFLAMDEDQPIGLILGGIRQFDGYKTMRCGTLCIGPAYRGQGISNRLLELHKQTAISENCQQLWLEVITDNDRAVQFYKKHGYEVRYTLKYYNGTVPSISPAPSSPYMFKKLTFDDVADFRTTLTDCHIHWQSDTPYYANSTQEVFLGIYAVNQTRVGMIAMSAQGKINFLWVDPKHRNQGLGRTLLHKAAETQKVEKVYICLSDNNSLEGFIQKTGFSKDPIEQYEMCIPLDPTTSLISEND